Below is a genomic region from Gigantopelta aegis isolate Gae_Host chromosome 1, Gae_host_genome, whole genome shotgun sequence.
TGCTTTGCCATTAATTACTATTCCgacaaatattatatatctgcaatataatatatatatatatatatatatatatatatatatatatatatatatatatatatatatatatatatatatatatataaatttaatatcgcCTACATATTTGTGAATATCGTGGTCTAATAAGGAGTATACAGAGGATAATAAATCAGTTgctagttattatcaaattgatGTCCTGAGTGGAatcattttcagttgtcactACCTTTCACGAGGgatatacatttgataataactgatactgagtttattattctatttattacatgggcttttcttttcttcttaagAACCCAGTATTTTCATAATGACTACATTTACTAGTATACAGGATCGATGTGAACGATTTTACAGACTGTTATGATTATTGCTATGATTTAGTCTCTTGAAACAAATCTgtaatgaattgtattaaaatgctatttattaaaatgctATTAAACCGAGAGACGTAAATGAAAACGCAAACATGACGTCATGGCGAATGTTTGCCCAATTGTGAGGGttacgtcatatttagtaccggcaatgtcattggtttgtaagtttcaaattgtccaataataGGGTACGGTACACCAATGCATATTGGGGTAATACAATGTTCTACGCGTCATTTACTCGTTAACAAGACAATATTGTTAAAGTTGTAACTCAATGGagttacatatatgtaataattatcagCGTATGGTTTCTCatttggatatacatgtatattgtttgtcTGAATATACTTATACTAGCATGCAATGCTCCAAACTGTCGCATTCtttgtaaaattgtaaaatgtgATTTGGACTACGAacactaaaattattattttagaactGTAATCCGTTACGACAtagaacattaaaacatatcCACATCTTAGATTCTATAATTAAGAACAAAGGTAATAAGATTTACAGTGTAACTAATAATGAgagaatgagtgaatgaatgaatgaatgtttaacgacaccccagcacgaacaatacatcagctattgggtgtcaaactatgttaAACGCTGAACATAAGTGAAATAATGAGACAAAGAATGAATAAACCACACATTTATGAAAATGTCATTCAAGatataatctttaaaaatagGGGAATATGGGAAATAACAGCCAATTAAAGAAGTATCAAGAGGTATCATTATTTCGGAACAGATGCATGATAATAATGAAGGAATTGGGATTAAATCAAAACCAACAGTTCATGTTAGCAGCAGATTGTATGGCTGCAAACGACCTTGAAACAAGATTGGGAAGACGTGTGGAAATTGAACGTTCACGTCTTTTGATCAACACTGGGTGATACCCCTACAACGCATCAAACATTCGTTTGATCGACGTAGCATGCTACGTATCAATGAGGATTTGAGAAAATCTATCCCACTCCTCTTGCAGTGCCTGGCCAAATTCAACTGAAGTAGCCGGCTGCCACCGACGTCGCCGTATATGTCTCCTGATCATGTCCCAGACGTGATCTATGTGAAAAAACTTAgggctcattgctggccatgTTAATATTGTAACGTTTTGTCATTTTGAAACAAAGCATCGACCAGGACGCTACGTATCAATGAGGATTTAAGGAAGTCTATCccactcctcttgcagcgcctgGCCAAATTCAGCTAAAGTAGCCGGCGGCAACTGACGTCGCCGTATACGTCTTCTGATCATGTCCCAGACGTGCTCTATGTGGGAACGGTTAGGGCTCACTGCTGGCCATGTCATTCTTGTAAAGTTTTGTCATCTTGAAACACAAAGCGTCGACCAGCACGCCGAGCAAACGGGACAAAAATAAGTACCAGTGTGTTATTCTGGTAGTACTGTCAAGTAACCCTCACTTGAACAACATGGAATGGTGTTCTGTCAATCATAGTAATGCCATCCCACATCATGACTGAACCACCAAATATGCCATGTGGCCTGAGGTTGATGTTTGCTTCACTTCCATTGCGAGGTCGCCAAACTCGACCACACCTATCCAAGAAGTCAAGAGTGAATATGGACATAAAACACTAAAGTACTGATAATTTTGTAAGATTTGGACAAACTGGCACTTTTTCACTTATGGTAAATTTTAGCTAAATTAACTATCAATGTGGAGACATTTTATTACCAACAAAACGCTATGCAACgttttttctaattttaaatAAGACgcgctgtatatgtatatgtgtatgtgtatgtatatgtattcaaATGCATCTgcgtatatatatgtatagtatgtacatgtacatgtacatgtgtatatgtggaTTATAGAGGTTGGGTGGTGGTTCGAACATTGCGTATGAAGACTGTACAGTGGTGAGGGGATAGCTAACAACATACACGCAAATGTGTCATAGACTGTCAGAAGGTAGACTTTTAAATGCCAATCAAACATCAAGtttgattaaaacattaaagtaaATGTAACTTTTGTTATTTCCTTCTCCTTTTCAGCATGGGTTATTGATGTACGTCCGTACATGGGTGTGGAGCCTAATAATCAAATGTACATAGCGGAGCGGGTAACTAAACCCCAATTCTGTGTATGGTCCGTAATCAAGAGACGCAAACATTAAAGCATAAAAACTGTTTCAATacagcagccgatgattaaacacGACTGTATATAGTCACTTGATCACTTAGCTGAATAACTTAACAGACTGCGTCATTCTTCTACGGTGTCAGTTTTCAAAGTTGTTGGTTactttgttttgggggttttgttttgttttgttgttgttgtttttgttgttgtttgtttgttgttgttgttttgtttttttcggggggggagGGCGTGgtggtggttgggggggggttgtttgtttgtttttctgttttgttgttgtttttgttttgttgtttgttgtttgttgttgttgtttgtttgtttttttgttgttgtttttttgttttttttttggggggggggggggggggtcgtagtaccatgggtttttttccagtAGAGAGTAATTTTTCATCTGTAGAAAACTTACTATTTTGTTGTAGAAAAGTAACCAGTGATCAGTATTCTACGGGCTGAAAATATCACTTTACACTAGAAGCAGCTTCTACCACGTAACGGGGACCATgactgcgtgcttgaaccttaattggatataaacacgaaaatgaAGTTAAGTGAAGAAACCAAATGTTGTCATGACGACTTACCATTATTCCTATGGAATATTCTTATGTTGTGAAGTGGATACGGTTTTCCTAGATCAACACTCCAGAATGTGGAAGATGTCCCTTTTGCGCAAGAGCATGCGTGTGGTTTCTTTTCACCAAAGTCGGTTGTAGTGTTACCATCTACAGCCAAATAAGATGCACCTTCATAACCAACACAGTCTGTCGATTGTGTGGTTATTTTGTTCAGAGCAACGTTTTCTAAAATTGAGAAaccattttcacaaataaacgACAAACAGAAATAATGGTAGAAAAACAAGTACATATttcttaattaaattaatatacagtcaaacctgtcttaaacgGTCACACAAGGCAGTAGATAGAAGTGGCCATTAAACAAAGGTGgctgctgattacaggttgccacatatttAGTCTTTCACCGTCGTACTGCTAATAATTAACGAATGTATGCCtcatagttgactataaatcaacattTGGTATGTGtccttcagaaaaaaaaatgcacctgaaatgtattaaattaaccaacAAGTTTAATAACAAGTTTGTGTTCTTTTTCCAttgaattatttaattcctacttcatgagGTTTATTGTCAAAGTGAATCCACCAATGTTAAGCGTGGCCTGCCCAGTGGCAATTAGGTGCATTCCAGAGTtagtttcttaattgatacgCGGTAGAGATGTCAGGACTGAATGGGTAtccctgaaggtgtgaagatcggttatttgctgtaCATTGTCCACGttgttaaaatacaatttttatgtgatGAAATAGgaaataggaaatgttttttctttaattaacgacgcactcaacacattttatttacggttatatggcgtcagacatatggttaaggaccacacatatattgagagaggaaacccgctgtcgccacttcgtgggctactctttttcgattagcagcaaggaattttatatacgcaccatcccagagacaggatagtgcatactacagcctttgttacaccagttatggagcactggcgaTTATATAATGATACACATTTattgtggccgcttaatacaggtaggTTTGCGATTTGGGATCCTAAGTAGGTGGCCGTCGGCCGCAAaggacaggtgaccgcttattacaggtgcatttacattataaatcgtttgggatgGAACAAGTGGCCGCTTTAGGCATATGACCGCTGATTACAATGGGCCGCTAGGACACGCTAGACGGGACATCCAGTGACCAGATATAATAttcggttttaagaggtatcagTTTTAAAAAGGTTATCTCTTGTACTGATATTCAAAAAGGACCACGACAAAACGTCGGGTTTGGGggaaattccggtttacagaggatcTGGTTTGAGACGTTTTATGACAGATGGGGcgattacaagataattgaaagtaatcgatttcgattgcgaatacattgtttagcaatcatgattacatttccacaagtctacacaaataatgaaatcgtgttaccaccatgaagttatgcactttattttacaaccataccgatttcaCTCATTGAAAGACATAGTGGATAATTTtggataatttattaaattatttcaaacatttataaaagtaTGTATACTGAagggagggaatcagtttccaaaaccagatttattatccttaaatttggattattgacgaaaaggtacccataaccataggtataaatattgtgtcaatgcataacatatatattttgttatattaatgaaataagccataattagtaattgcaaacCGTCTGGTCACTATTacttgggttttgttttattgtctgTAGAACgtaaaccaccaaaaaaaaaaaaaaaaaaaaaaagaatttatatatatatatatatatatttaaatctatatatatatatatatatatatatatatatatatatatatatatataatttaaatctataaatgaagaaataaagaacgaaagaaaagaacaaacaagtaaataaataaattgatatctgcatacatatacatgtgcacacgTTTCTCgttgcatttaattgttgacattctaacaattactattattaatgaatcgatttgcaatcatgcttgctttgtgccatattataaggatccaCTTGTATCGTGAAACttacaagtatcttggtctgggtgtttgttttggtatcattagaagcgccgtgtttcgtagaacatctattaaactcagctttcgggaatttttatcagacgtattactattttaagctattttaaaggatagactactttcaactgggtgtttgtTTAAGtagttacgttatttgtggttgtgtctgcgacagggtgaggatgactgcccatGGATTCAAGCTGCAGTCGTATCCATTGACAAAAGAACATAACGTTTGCCACGGTaccattggtggactttcacacctgtgacaaaccgagatattgtcaagcgtttcttagttgaattcagacccgtcataacgctgtatatgcattcagaggaacgcaagtgttttattatgaaaacaaatatctatatatttatttattcattttttttacggcaatgaattaggacacaaaactgGGGCATGGTGCAGCGCCCATTTATATATTGCTACTAGAAAactgtattcattcaagtggttttatagtaaacgtaaacacgatagataccattatgtgaatgtATGTCTTTatcccctgggtaacattcatttgataatccagacgtTACAATACCCTGTGtctcaaggcaaataatagttctactatgagagtagtagacaatgggagatcagttctactgacttTCCGGTACTCcttctaactataggcactgttactggagttggtgctaaacacatctaagtttagtaaataattatgagtaatcatgaaagtaatcgctgattatGATGGCATTTTAAAACTGCAATTACTTTCAAATAATAACGAATATAATAGTGGGTATGCTGTTGACGCATACTGGTATATTAAGTTGGTGTCTATGTTATCTGCATAATATGCATGGTTTATGTACATACAGTGGAtaggatgtaggtcagtggtaaagcactcctCTGGGTGAGTTTTAACCATCAATTAATTATAAGATTCAAACCAGTGCCCAAGATGTAAACCAAAGAACATGGAATGTGCGTTACTATCTATGGGAACATGCATATGCGATCATCGAGGCTCTGGTACCCATATGCAATTTCGGGTATAATCTTTGAAACATCTGGAAGTTATTGTCAGGCCATCAGTGTATCCACAGaccaatttttataattttgttattcggTCCTGAGAGCCGCCTTATATTACTCATATATCTATTGTAATTCATCTATAATCATCATTTAAACTgctaaattaacattttaacgtGTGTACATTAAACAGGTTGCAACATTGCTTCATTTCTAAAGTACAACATGTTATTGTGATAGGTgattacaaaacaacacatttacatTCTACATTCCAACACTATACAATACATTCCAAAGTATGTTGTCCACATGTTCAAGTAATATCCGATATATTTCTCTCAATGGAATTTACAGTTAATACATGGTTATACTCAGTACTGCATTAGTATATAGATCATGCCAAGAGCGGCAATACACACGTTTAGAGCCCAGATGGTGCCAGTGGCAGTCAGGCAGACGATGTGTAACacaatgaatggataaatgaatgaacgaataaacgactgtttaacaataccccagcacgaaaaatacatcggctattgggtgtcaaactatggttaagGCAAATCTTAGTGAtggtcaacatcaatataaaaattcaacagttaagtaaatgcacagtgtaaagaactgtgctgCTGTTTGGatgcatttgttttgttcttagCTTCGATAGCCGGTCTACTTCCTCATTTCATTGTATCCCATAATGAGCTGGACTCTATTGCAGGGCTACTCATCTTTAATTTGTGAACTTTTGGACGCCTTCCACCAGAAAAGCAAGTTTATCCCGTTCTTGAACACGTATCTGAGAGGAAAGTCATACGTCGACATTCATCTCTTGGGTCCTCAATCATGATAAGGGCCTGCATTAGGACTTAGGTCTCTGCATTATAGTTTTCCTGTTTCTAAATCTTTTGACCAATTCATTGTAGCATGGAAGCTGTTTCACCAGAGTTATAATAATTAAGGGCTCACGGAAACGTTCAACATGGTTTATTAATATGGTGCACCACCAACTAAAATTATGTCTGATTCTATACCATATTTGCTTGCATTTTACATACATTATGTTTCATCCAGaagctcgggtttacaacattcattcattcgggaCACATACTCCGTAATTCTTCGAAGCTCATTAATTATTCTCTAAATAGTTGATAtaacggccattttgaaaatcaagactgcagaggtttCAGGTGTTTTACAAATTGCCAACATTGGTTTTCTTGTTTCCTAATGGTCTAACAATCATATCTCAACGTTTGAAGCAATATACCCACACATGCATACGGGCTCATTTCCCCTACTCATTGGTGTTGTTCACTAAGAACAGCCTACATGGTTGTAAGGAGCACGTTATCTAGACTGAGTGCCACTTTTtcgttttcatttcaacttattttcgttcaaatacttaaggttcaagcacattgtccagggcacacacctcagctagctgagatgtctgtccaggacagtgggttagttgttagttggttagtgagagagaagagggtgtagtggccatgcACATACCCATTGAACCCTCTGGGTTGGAGAcggtgccgggctgcgaaccctgtacctaccaacatgtagtccgatggcttcaccactgcgccaccgagtcCGGTCTGTGTGCCACATAAATATTCGTAATgcagttcaacttattttcgtactgataattaaggttcaagcacactgtccagggtacacatctcagctagctgaccaggacagtgggctaatTGTTAGttggctagtggttagtgagaaagaagagggtgtagtggccatacacatACCGATTGAAAACTtaacaactcgctctgggttggagccggttccgggctgcgaatcctgtacctaccaacatgtagtccgatggcttaaccactgcgccaccgagtcCGGTCTGTGTGCCACATATATATTCGCAATGCAGTTGTTATCGTAAAATGGTAACGTGGTTATTTATCgcaataatacaatatttaattgtGACAAGTCATCACTGTACACCCACTCACCCTTTTGGACGTAAGGTTCGTAAAACCACTCTACAGATGAGTGGTGGGGAGAGATACACAGATACATAGATATTCACCGAGAatggatctagttcagtcggtagagcggtCGCCTGTGATGTCCTGTCAGTTGGAAGTAGACTATGTCAGTGTAGTCATACACTGGAGAAGTAGCTAAACATTACAATCGCCAAATGGATGAAACTTGTTATAGCTGTAAACTATGgcagtgtatttaatttatagtagaataaccaaaaataatatatttaattacttccAGCGATAACTGCTttgaaacaaatataacaaattggatacaaaggaatatatttagtaatctACCCTATTACAAATATCTTCTACCACAACGAAACAGAAAACCTTCCATATGTGAACAGCCTACGTTTTGAAGATGAATGTGCCGTACATCATATCAACGAGAAAGGTAAATGCTTGGGTAGAGCGGGTCGTTGTTGCGGAGAAAGGATTACCTAGAATGTTCAGCTACGATAACACACTACTCGTTTGTATTCGTTGTACGAAATCAAAGAGCGAGTGTTTGATTTGTCTAGATAGTGGTAGACGCTGAACAAACGAACGCATACTGTAATCCAAAGTGCACTATGATGTACTAtaattagtatacatgtatacacacgcGCGTatgttcaagttcaagttctttattgcgttaagttttccaacttatcagcattataacaatgaaatacaatattatgtacaatagtgcggaacaatggtgaAGAATGACTTAcagaaatacatacacatataccgataaaacaatccatctatatctatatataaataatcggcaatatgggttacacaaatatagatatattaagttgtttgtagtaatagcatatccctcattttgttcgcctgtattaagtatttgccaaggttattaatctccttattgtttgtagttgacaatagccgtattagtttaaaagcactggggttcttggagtagtatttcttaataaatctatttcttaaagtttcgtatcgtggacactgaagaataaaatgaaactcatcctcaatctcattaatattacataatgtacatactctttgtgttctctcgatatttgtgtacctaccagcttcaatatttagcctgtgtgcacaaattctcattttcgtttttttttttttatatcacgtGAATCAATTGGCTTcgtcagatatgtttgtaattgataTTCCTTTATTAAGTGTTTATATAGTGATCCTTTTGGCGACGCTGTTATTAAATTGtaggatttttgtttaaatagatcaaatattctttctttaattatgtattaaaaacTTATATGGGTATGAGTCGATTCCCACATATAACTTAGCCCAAGCGTATCTAATTCCTGCTTAATATTCGTTAGCCAAATATCTCCATACTCATACATTTCCTCGTACACAGCTTCTAGTATGTACACCCAATGAacgtttacaaaattgtatatgcactttctcaatgtCGTGTGCTGAGTGAAAACCCCAAGACTTCCGATCCATAATTAAGAACACTATTTACATAGGTATCAAATACCGCTAACTtcgtttcaatattaaaatagttattattacaaatattcatgATCCAGTATTGTGCTTTACGTATGTGAACGCAAAGACACGTGTACGCTCACATGTACACGCGCACACTATACAAAAAGGAAGAGCATAttcgtaaataaaataaagggcGATTTTCACGACCCGTTATCACATTccaaactatggctatttgttGTTTAACAAATGCCAAATTATTATTTCGACGCATgggggagagagacacagagagaaacGATGGACAcagtgtggagagagagagagagagagagagagagagagagagagagagagagagagagagagagagagagagagagagagagagagagagagagagagagagagaggagagagagagagagagagag
It encodes:
- the LOC121366096 gene encoding uncharacterized protein LOC121366096 — encoded protein: MQALIMIEDPRDECRQNVALNKITTQSTDCVGYEGASYLAVDGNTTTDFGEKKPHACSCAKGTSSTFWSVDLGKPYPLHNIRIFHRNNGVVEFGDLAMEVKQTSTSGHMAYLVVQS